Genomic DNA from Coffea arabica cultivar ET-39 chromosome 7e, Coffea Arabica ET-39 HiFi, whole genome shotgun sequence:
ATCATCCAAAAAAATGAGATACCTATTTCTCTTTAAAAGTTTGTACAGCTTGTGAGCCAAATCACTTTCGTCCATCTCAAGATATTGATCAGGACTTTTAGAAGAAATACTACATAAAAGCTGAACTAACAAACTGTGCATGCTATACACGTGAGAAACAGTACACCGAGCAAGGATATGAAAGTGGCTTAAAATTAATGGATCAGTAAACTCTATTGGCCATTGTTGTCTTACCAAGTCCAGCCATACCCACAATTGAAACAAAATCCAACAGCTTTGAACCCCTGGTAAGACTATGAATAATTGTCTTTACCTCATCATCAAGACCCACCAGAACTTCATTCAACACTGGGGTGCTACGTTTTGCCTCAATGCGGAAAGATTTCTGGTTAGTTCTCTGAGCTTCATAGTCATGCCTCGTGCTATCATAGGTTTCAAGGGCCTCAGTCCTCAAAAGCTGGATATCGCTGGCAACTCTTTCCAAATATTGATGTTTATCACCAACCACTATAGAGTCAATGACAAACTCTGCCCTGTGTGCAACCTCCATAACATGACTCCAAAGAGATTGGAGTTTTCCATTCCGGTTGCGCTGGTCTACTATTTTGGCAAGGAAAGATCTTAAGAATACGAGATCTTCTAGGACTGTGTGGATTTGATCTTCTGGGAATGCAATTGAATCGTCAGCCTCATTACAACTTTCTAGTTCCTTCAGATTTTCAAGCAGAAAATCCATACAGCCCAACTCATTGGTCCTAGGAAAACCAAATGGCGAGAATGATGTTACTGGATCGGTAACTTCTGCCCTAATAAACTTGAGCGCTTTAAGCAAATGAAAAAGAGCAAGATCGGTTTCCTTGGCCAAGCCTTCTTTGATTTGattcagagagagagagaagattaCAACCGCTGCATCGCAGGACACAACTCCAATCAGATTCTTCATTTCATGGCATAGCTCTTTGAACTTCTCCTGATGCCTGAGGAGGATTGTCAGGAATCTTAGCCCCTCGACAAATTTGAGCATTTGATTCATAATCGGGACTGGAGTACTGGTACAAGATTTCAGCAGCTCCTTAATATTGTGAACGAGATAATCCATAAAGTCAACTACTAGATGCTTATTCTTCTCCAGAGCTGAAGTGTCTGATGATCTTGATAACTTTGCAGCAGTCAAGACATGGATGTAACTTTCTCGGACCTGGGGATCACCGGGATTAATCTTCTCGCGTATTAGTCGAGTCATTTGAAGTTCTGTTTCATTCTGTACTTCTTTATTTGTGTGAAAGCACCATACAGAAGCCAGGTGTAATGCATTGATAGCCACCACTTCACCGTGAATCAAGAGATCTATCAGTTGCTGACCCTTGACGCCGCGAAGCATGGCAAAAAGAATGAAACTCTTCAAGAACATTAGGTTCTCTACAAGGCGTTCCAAATGGAATCCATTCATTTTAGCCAGAGCCTTTGAAACCGAATCAATGAAATCAATAACTAGTTCTGGATCTCTCAGCCAGTAATACTCCAACAAAAAGTTGATGCACGGTTCCTTGATATGTCGCTCGAAAAACAACTTGATTGCTTCCCGAAATCTGGTGAGCTCACGTAGGATCTGAGTCAAACCAGCTAAATGAGAAGGAATCAAGCATTCGCTGCAAGCAAATTCAAGATCTTGCATTCTTCTGATAATCAGATTTTGAATTCTGAAAGAAGTAACATCCTTCTCTTCCTTATCTTGTTCCAAACAGGTTTTAtggttcctcctcctcctcctacaCTTTGTCAGATACAGATCAAAGCTTTGTAAAAGTCTCACGTCGATCTCCAGCTCATAGATAACATCACCGAAATAATGGAATGTCTTATCGATCAAGCCCAGAAAATCGAGAGCGAGTTCAAAGCAACTACGGCTACTGCTGCAGCATATCTCCATTGTTGTACCTTCTATTCACTCTGAGATCATATTTGCATCTTGAATAAACTTTAGTTCAAGGTTTACAACTTTTCTCATAACCTGAAAATAGTCAAATATTGTCGGCAAGTTGTGTTGGTAGAGACATTTAGGGTCCCCACCCCGGAGCCTAAGCGAGACAGCTTTTGTCTACTTCCGGCCCAACGTGCATTTCGAAATAATGGATCCTAAAGCAGTAAATGGTTGTAATACTACGGTAAGTGCAACATTGGTTTTGATACTAGGGCAGTAAATAGTAGTAATTTTACCAGAATGTAAACACCCTAGTCGAAATTGCTCAAAGTTAATAGttgaactatttttttttcccatcaaAACCATTCATTATCCTTGTCAAAACTCCGCGCATATTAATTGAACAATTCTTGTAAATCCAATTCATATGCGAAGTCACAACAAAAATCCTACCAATTTAGAAAGAGttcatttataaaaaaaaaaaaaaaagtgattttaAATCACGACATTTCTTTCTAAGTGAGAGACATAAACATAAGAATCCCTAAAATTACAAAGAGTTGGGTTATCCATTAATTTGTTTTTGTCTTAACTCATATATGGCTTtctatataaaaatattaatgaaTTTTAACTGTGATTCTCTTATCAAAAGGAATTGAATTGTTCTTTGAACTACTGTACAGGAGGGCGGGAAAAAACCATAGCAATTAGCTAGCATAAAGCCATCAGGAAGACTAAATTGCTAAAATCATCTTAGGGACAAGAGTTTGCTAGTAACCAAACAATCATAACAATGAAAAAACATccatttttaatgaaaaatcaCCTTGACAAACATTAAGATATTAGCCCAACATTTGAATTTTCCaactgaaaattgaagaaatataGCATCCCCTTAGAAAAGGTATTTGCCAACCACCTTAAATCAGTAATCCAAATTTCAGGCTTCTAAAGTCTTCCAGATATATTGCCCATTTTTAGCTTTTCTTTCGACAATGTACTTCGATACTTATAAGTAAAACAATATGAAGATAACAAGAAATAACATGCCCAAAAGGTAAATCATCCGATCTACCTCTTCCAAGTAGAAAATATGATCTAGACTCTCAACCTACTTAAAAAGGCTACATTAAGGAAGTTGATCGCATAAAAGACGAAGCAAGAAGAAACATACCAAAGAAGCCTACCATTAAATGTATCCTAGGATCCCTAGATTGTTTAACTAAAATGATAAGCCGAGGCTACTGAGAATTCACCTAAACTTGTCAAAGACCAAGACATATTTGTCCATAGAGTCACCAAGAGGAGGATTTGTAtggtaaaattttggaaaagtgCAAATCTTCCTCGAACACCAAAAATTGAGGCTTAAAGTTCCTTCAAGTGTTGGAAAAGTCTACAGCGAGGAAGAGTAACCATAAGTCACAAATGAGTGACTAATGTAATACGACATGTAGGTTTTAATAAGCTATTATATAAGTTTCACTAGGGACAAAGTTGTGGCAGTAAATTGTGTATAACCAATAGTAAGTTTTTGtataaaagaaatgaatttCACAGTTTCTGTAACTAACTCTTTAAATAACAATCTTATTAAATTTTTAGTATCACTTTTGGTCCAAATCttatcattttttatataaaacatATCTTACTAATTTTTCAAGCAAAACTTACCGTTTGTTCAAACACAGAAGTTATTACTTGTTCAAGCATAATTTATTACATTATTAACATATCTTAACATTTTTTCATGCAAACCATTCCaatttttaagtaaaatttacCGTTCTTTTATTGAAACTCACAACTACTTTTTTATGACTAAAAAGCTCTTGGTAAAATTTATCATCCTGTTAATGATATTTACAAAATTTCTTCAGGCACtttttatgctttttttttttaaaaaatactctTACTTAGCAAAAACATATAGCGTTATTAGCAAAACTTATTACTCTATAACATTTTTCTATGAATAATTTAGTTAGTGCATACAATTTTCGATCTGTAGCTTATATATTCACAGTCATTGCTTATTTACAATTGAATACGTGTTTAAATAAAACTATATTCTAACAAAACACTAAATTTTTTACTCTACGCAACCAACCAATGCCTT
This window encodes:
- the LOC140011295 gene encoding putative late blight resistance protein homolog R1B-13 yields the protein MEICCSSSRSCFELALDFLGLIDKTFHYFGDVIYELEIDVRLLQSFDLYLTKCRRRRRNHKTCLEQDKEEKDVTSFRIQNLIIRRMQDLEFACSECLIPSHLAGLTQILRELTRFREAIKLFFERHIKEPCINFLLEYYWLRDPELVIDFIDSVSKALAKMNGFHLERLVENLMFLKSFILFAMLRGVKGQQLIDLLIHGEVVAINALHLASVWCFHTNKEVQNETELQMTRLIREKINPGDPQVRESYIHVLTAAKLSRSSDTSALEKNKHLVVDFMDYLVHNIKELLKSCTSTPVPIMNQMLKFVEGLRFLTILLRHQEKFKELCHEMKNLIGVVSCDAAVVIFSLSLNQIKEGLAKETDLALFHLLKALKFIRAEVTDPVTSFSPFGFPRTNELGCMDFLLENLKELESCNEADDSIAFPEDQIHTVLEDLVFLRSFLAKIVDQRNRNGKLQSLWSHVMEVAHRAEFVIDSIVVGDKHQYLERVASDIQLLRTEALETYDSTRHDYEAQRTNQKSFRIEAKRSTPVLNEVLVGLDDEVKTIIHSLTRGSKLLDFVSIVGMAGLGKTTMANRVY